One genomic window of Campylobacter curvus includes the following:
- the purN gene encoding phosphoribosylglycinamide formyltransferase, which produces MPTKKIAVLFSGSGSNLEAILSQLHGKIFNGVRLEVALTLTNKADAYGIERARKYGLTSVVIENKNFASREEFDAALVNEIKKYDVDLVVLAGFMRILSEIFTSQIRAINLHPSILPLFKGAHAIKESFASDMQIGGVSVHWVSAELDGGKIIAQRAFEREDGMSEQEWEAKIHAIEHEILPQSIVKILCK; this is translated from the coding sequence ATGCCTACGAAAAAAATAGCCGTCCTCTTTAGCGGTAGCGGCTCGAATTTAGAGGCGATATTGTCGCAGTTGCATGGTAAGATTTTTAACGGTGTGCGCCTTGAAGTGGCGCTCACGCTCACAAACAAGGCTGACGCTTATGGCATAGAAAGGGCGCGTAAATACGGCCTTACCAGCGTCGTCATCGAAAATAAAAATTTCGCCAGCAGGGAGGAATTTGACGCCGCTTTGGTAAATGAGATCAAAAAATACGACGTCGATCTCGTGGTTTTGGCTGGATTTATGAGGATCTTGAGTGAAATTTTCACCAGCCAGATAAGAGCGATAAACCTGCATCCCTCTATTTTGCCGCTGTTTAAGGGCGCTCATGCGATAAAAGAGAGCTTTGCTAGCGATATGCAAATCGGCGGCGTGAGCGTGCACTGGGTCAGTGCGGAGCTAGACGGCGGAAAGATCATCGCTCAGCGTGCTTTCGAGCGCGAAGATGGCATGAGCGAGCAGGAGTGGGAGGCTAAGATCCACGCTATCGAGCATGAAATCTTGCCTCAAAGCATAGTCAAAATTTTATGCAAATGA
- a CDS encoding TerC family protein has translation MFEWMTSPEAWISLMTLTGLEIVLGIDNIIFIAILVGKLPPNQRDRGRILGLALAMMTRILLLLSLFWIMKLTKPLFSIVNFEITGRDLVLIIGGLFLIAKSTLEIHSNIMGEHDEVKKDLKKTQANFIFIVTEIAILDIVFSLDSVITAVGMANHIEIMILAVILAVGVMMFASKGISNFVDGNPTIKILALAFLILIGFSLIGEGLGLHVPKGYIYFAMAFSLTVELINIYSRKKQSQIEKGKS, from the coding sequence ATGTTTGAATGGATGACTTCGCCTGAGGCGTGGATATCGCTGATGACGCTGACCGGGCTTGAGATAGTGCTTGGCATCGATAATATCATTTTTATCGCGATCCTGGTAGGTAAACTGCCGCCAAATCAGCGCGACCGTGGGCGTATCTTAGGCCTTGCACTAGCGATGATGACTAGAATTTTGCTGTTGCTATCGCTATTTTGGATAATGAAACTGACAAAGCCACTCTTTAGCATTGTAAATTTCGAGATCACGGGGCGCGATTTGGTGCTGATAATAGGAGGGCTCTTTTTGATAGCCAAATCCACGCTTGAAATTCACTCAAACATCATGGGCGAGCATGACGAGGTGAAAAAGGATCTCAAAAAAACGCAGGCGAATTTCATATTCATCGTTACCGAGATCGCTATTTTGGATATCGTTTTCTCGCTTGACAGCGTCATCACGGCCGTGGGCATGGCAAATCACATCGAGATCATGATCCTAGCCGTGATCCTAGCCGTGGGCGTGATGATGTTTGCGTCAAAGGGCATTTCAAATTTCGTAGATGGCAACCCGACTATCAAAATTTTAGCACTTGCGTTTTTGATACTCATAGGCTTCTCGCTCATAGGCGAGGGACTGGGACTGCACGTGCCAAAGGGCTATATCTATTTTGCTATGGCGTTTTCTTTGACTGTGGAGCTCATAAATATCTACTCCAGGAAAAAGCAAAGCCAGATCGAAAAAGGAAAATCATGA
- the folE gene encoding GTP cyclohydrolase I FolE: protein MQESFENSVKNMLKIIGEDPNREGLLKTPSRVYKAFKFLTSGYEEDPKEVLNDALFTSSNNEMVLMRNIEFYSLCEHHLLPIIGRVHVAYIPNGKVVGLSKIPRMVNIYARRLQIQEQMTEQIAQALAEVIEPKGVGVVVEARHMCVEMRGVQKINSTTTTSALRGCFIKNADTRREFFSLINSPQETHF, encoded by the coding sequence ATGCAAGAAAGCTTTGAAAATTCCGTAAAAAATATGCTAAAAATCATCGGCGAAGATCCAAACCGTGAAGGGCTTTTGAAAACTCCCTCACGTGTGTATAAGGCGTTTAAATTTCTAACCAGCGGCTACGAGGAAGATCCCAAAGAGGTGCTAAACGACGCGCTGTTTACGAGCTCGAACAACGAAATGGTCTTGATGCGAAACATCGAATTTTACAGTCTTTGCGAGCATCACCTGCTACCTATAATCGGACGCGTACATGTGGCTTATATCCCAAACGGCAAGGTCGTGGGGCTTAGCAAAATTCCGCGCATGGTAAATATCTACGCGCGCCGCTTGCAGATACAAGAGCAAATGACCGAGCAAATCGCCCAAGCACTAGCCGAAGTGATCGAGCCAAAGGGCGTTGGCGTAGTGGTCGAGGCTAGGCACATGTGCGTCGAGATGCGCGGAGTGCAAAAGATAAACTCGACTACGACGACATCGGCACTGCGCGGCTGCTTCATCAAAAACGCCGACACCAGGCGAGAATTTTTCTCTCTGATAAATTCCCCGCAGGAAACGCACTTTTGA
- the clpP gene encoding ATP-dependent Clp endopeptidase proteolytic subunit ClpP — protein sequence MSYYVPVVVERTSRGERSYDIYSRLLKDRIVMLSGEIEDGMAASIVAQLLFLEAEDPEKDIYLYINSPGGVITSGFSIFDTMNYIKPDVCTICIGQAASMGAFLLSCGTPGKRYALPNSRIMIHQPLGGARGQASDIEIQAREILRLKEILNGILAKNTGQKLNKIVKDTERDFFMSSHEAKEYGLIDKILEKSFK from the coding sequence ATGAGCTATTATGTTCCGGTCGTAGTCGAGAGGACTAGCAGGGGCGAAAGAAGCTACGACATATACTCTCGTCTTTTAAAAGACAGGATCGTCATGCTAAGCGGCGAGATAGAGGACGGTATGGCCGCTTCTATCGTGGCTCAGCTTTTGTTTTTGGAGGCCGAAGATCCTGAAAAAGACATCTACCTTTATATAAATTCTCCTGGCGGCGTGATAACCAGCGGGTTTAGTATCTTTGATACGATGAACTATATAAAGCCCGATGTCTGCACGATTTGTATCGGTCAGGCTGCGTCGATGGGTGCATTTTTGCTAAGCTGCGGGACTCCTGGTAAAAGATATGCTCTGCCAAATTCTCGCATAATGATACACCAGCCCCTTGGCGGCGCTAGAGGGCAGGCGAGCGATATAGAGATCCAAGCGCGTGAAATTTTACGCTTGAAAGAGATTTTGAATGGAATTTTGGCTAAAAATACCGGACAAAAGCTAAATAAGATCGTAAAAGATACTGAGCGCGACTTTTTCATGAGCTCGCACGAGGCTAAAGAATACGGGCTTATCGACAAAATTTTGGAGAAAAGCTTTAAATAA
- a CDS encoding GGDEF domain-containing protein yields the protein MVKIDNAPEPKKKETEAKEQNPKKKKVDIYKFSEDILHELRGDNIPSIPSNYSIYFEKMLDEQSDEFRKEIGDILISHSENISDGGSINIEKEVKQGFIQIKSMLQAVALIYKNLNVMRAIIQKRMESLENNTNLLALQNVLSAFNQDLIKLNELMEKHLDVIKISYEEVGKMFKAIEEQSIYDTTFEVYNKKFLVATIQSEIESVKRYGYNSSFLLVKIKDKFANRVKNLKERNNMFKSMSQLLLRTSRRSDIVAHYGDGCFAMVMKYTDENGAKQACKRILNMLTCMPWKIDGEENNLDVQIVSSMISKDKSMEELLSGALDALATTEFEEQPVFLGHTDGEQ from the coding sequence GTGGTAAAGATAGATAATGCTCCTGAGCCAAAAAAGAAAGAAACCGAGGCCAAAGAGCAAAATCCCAAAAAGAAAAAGGTAGATATTTATAAGTTTTCCGAGGATATTTTACACGAGCTTCGAGGCGATAATATCCCGTCTATTCCTAGCAATTACTCCATATATTTTGAAAAAATGCTTGATGAGCAGTCGGATGAATTTAGAAAAGAGATAGGCGACATCCTCATCTCTCACTCCGAAAACATCTCTGATGGCGGCAGCATTAACATCGAAAAAGAGGTGAAACAAGGCTTCATTCAGATAAAAAGCATGCTTCAGGCCGTAGCTCTCATTTATAAAAATTTAAACGTCATGAGAGCGATCATACAAAAACGTATGGAAAGCCTGGAAAACAATACTAATCTGCTTGCCTTACAAAACGTTCTAAGCGCTTTCAACCAAGACCTCATCAAGCTAAACGAGCTCATGGAGAAGCATCTTGATGTGATCAAGATCAGCTACGAAGAGGTCGGCAAGATGTTTAAGGCTATCGAAGAGCAGTCGATATATGACACCACATTTGAGGTCTATAACAAAAAATTCCTCGTAGCCACGATACAAAGCGAGATAGAATCGGTCAAGAGATACGGCTATAACTCGTCGTTTTTACTCGTAAAGATCAAAGATAAATTTGCAAACAGGGTCAAAAATTTAAAAGAGCGCAACAATATGTTTAAAAGCATGTCGCAGCTACTTTTAAGGACTTCGCGCAGAAGCGATATAGTCGCACATTATGGTGACGGATGCTTTGCTATGGTCATGAAATACACCGACGAAAACGGCGCGAAACAAGCTTGCAAAAGAATTTTAAATATGCTTACTTGCATGCCGTGGAAGATCGACGGCGAGGAGAACAACCTCGATGTGCAGATAGTTTCTAGTATGATAAGCAAAGACAAAAGCATGGAGGAGCTGCTCTCGGGCGCGCTTGATGCGCTTGCTACGACCGAGTTTGAAGAGCAGCCCGTATTTTTGGGCCACACGGACGGAGAGCAGTAA
- a CDS encoding YgaP family membrane protein: MQSKKTRIFRVILGVLLLGVAAYFSSWWIAVIAIVPLIVGITGFCPACYFLNRCSLKR; this comes from the coding sequence ATGCAAAGCAAGAAAACTAGAATTTTTAGAGTGATTTTGGGAGTGTTGCTACTTGGCGTGGCGGCATATTTTAGTAGCTGGTGGATCGCCGTTATCGCCATTGTGCCGCTGATCGTCGGGATAACGGGCTTTTGTCCGGCTTGTTATTTTTTAAATCGCTGCTCTTTGAAGCGTTAA
- the fliI gene encoding flagellar protein export ATPase FliI has protein sequence MNLERLNLKLKSKELSLSNTFGIITKITATNIEITGLCPSIGDIVRIVAKDKSKNGLGMVTQIKSGGAFISPFGFVEGFRIGDFVYASDQGMNIPVGRNLLGRVVDPFMKPVDGKGAIETSEYMPIMKAPIDAMKRGLINEPFSVGIKTIDGLLTCGKGQKLGIFAGSGVGKSTLMGMIVKNTLAPIKVVALIGERGREVPEFIEKNLGGNLDGTVIVVATSDDSSLMRKYGAFCAMSVAEYFKNQGNDVLFIMDSVTRFAMAQREIGLALGEPPTSKGYPPSSLTLLPQLMERAGKEEGKGSITAFFTVLVEGDDMSDPIADQSRSILDGHIVLSRELTDFGIYPPINIQNSASRVMGDVISNEHRQNAMKFKRLYSLLKENEVLLRIGAYQRGSDKELDLAISKKEYMENFLKQDAQEVYKFEEIQSLLAQIN, from the coding sequence TTGAACCTAGAACGCCTAAATTTAAAGCTGAAAAGCAAAGAGCTGTCTTTATCCAACACGTTTGGCATCATCACTAAAATCACCGCGACAAATATCGAGATCACCGGGCTTTGCCCAAGCATCGGCGACATCGTTCGTATCGTAGCTAAAGATAAGAGCAAAAACGGGCTTGGCATGGTGACGCAGATAAAAAGCGGCGGGGCTTTCATAAGTCCGTTTGGCTTCGTGGAGGGCTTTAGGATAGGTGACTTCGTCTACGCCAGCGATCAAGGTATGAATATCCCGGTCGGGCGAAATTTACTAGGGCGCGTGGTCGATCCCTTTATGAAGCCAGTAGACGGCAAAGGGGCGATCGAGACCAGCGAATACATGCCTATCATGAAAGCACCGATCGACGCGATGAAAAGGGGGCTTATAAACGAACCCTTTAGCGTCGGCATAAAGACGATCGACGGGCTACTCACCTGCGGCAAAGGCCAGAAACTAGGCATCTTTGCGGGCTCAGGCGTGGGCAAATCCACTCTCATGGGCATGATCGTAAAAAATACCCTAGCGCCTATCAAAGTCGTCGCGCTGATCGGCGAACGCGGCCGTGAAGTGCCTGAGTTTATCGAGAAAAATTTAGGTGGGAATTTAGACGGCACGGTCATCGTGGTAGCTACCAGCGACGATAGCTCGCTGATGCGAAAATACGGTGCATTTTGCGCGATGAGCGTGGCGGAATACTTCAAAAATCAAGGCAATGACGTGCTTTTTATCATGGATAGCGTCACGCGTTTTGCGATGGCTCAGCGTGAGATAGGTCTCGCTCTTGGCGAGCCGCCTACGTCAAAGGGCTATCCGCCAAGCTCGCTCACGCTTTTGCCTCAGCTCATGGAAAGAGCGGGCAAAGAGGAGGGCAAAGGTAGCATAACGGCCTTTTTCACGGTGCTAGTCGAGGGCGATGATATGAGCGATCCGATCGCCGATCAAAGCCGCTCGATATTAGACGGTCACATCGTGCTTAGCCGCGAGCTCACGGACTTTGGCATCTACCCGCCTATCAACATACAAAATTCCGCCTCACGCGTGATGGGCGACGTGATAAGCAACGAACACAGGCAAAATGCGATGAAATTTAAGCGGCTTTATTCGCTTCTAAAAGAGAACGAGGTCTTGCTGCGTATCGGCGCGTATCAGCGAGGTAGCGACAAGGAGCTCGATCTTGCGATCTCCAAAAAAGAATATATGGAAAATTTCTTAAAGCAAGACGCACAGGAAGTTTATAAATTTGAGGAGATTCAAAGCCTGCTCGCGCAGATAAATTAA
- a CDS encoding bifunctional ADP-dependent NAD(P)H-hydrate dehydratase/NAD(P)H-hydrate epimerase: MKRLFESTAELDARASEKFGLGDEILMENAAASIANFIRKKFKKKAKILGVCGAGNNGADVFAALRMLALDYEASFYACEKELKPLAAKQRQRALEAGVCETSEIGEAACIIDGIFGSGLSRQLGAGHIKTIEILNKNKAYKVACDVPSGLNKQGAILGACVKADVTICMGARKIGLYSDAAKDYTGKILLARLGVSSKNFSVQSEDHLLTRRDMKLPFRGKNDTNKGDFGHVFVLAGEHKGAAMMAANAANAIGAGLVSVVSQSEISSLEENIMQTKSLSAKMNAGALGMGLGRQNYADLPLSELAGKALVIDADMCYEPRVIELLRSNENIVITPHPKEFCSLLALAGIAHIDIKTLQSDRFKFAREWSLKFKNVLLLKGANTIIAQNGRLYIMRHGTSALAKGGSGDVLSGLVAGLLAQGYSPLDAAVTASLAHALGARKFKKNDYALSPKNIIEGVKCLRKK, encoded by the coding sequence ATGAAAAGGCTTTTTGAAAGCACCGCCGAGCTTGATGCGCGAGCGAGCGAGAAATTTGGGCTTGGCGATGAAATTTTGATGGAAAATGCAGCCGCAAGCATAGCAAATTTCATCCGTAAAAAATTTAAAAAGAAAGCTAAAATTTTAGGCGTTTGCGGCGCTGGTAACAACGGTGCGGACGTATTTGCCGCACTTCGTATGCTGGCGCTTGATTATGAAGCCAGCTTTTACGCCTGTGAAAAAGAGCTAAAGCCGCTAGCTGCCAAGCAGCGTCAAAGAGCGCTTGAAGCGGGAGTTTGCGAGACAAGCGAGATAGGCGAAGCAGCCTGCATCATAGACGGGATATTTGGCTCAGGGCTTAGCAGGCAGCTAGGAGCCGGTCACATAAAAACGATCGAAATTTTAAACAAAAACAAAGCCTACAAGGTCGCATGCGACGTCCCAAGCGGGCTTAACAAACAAGGTGCGATCCTTGGCGCATGCGTGAAGGCTGACGTCACGATATGTATGGGAGCGCGTAAAATAGGGCTTTACTCTGACGCGGCCAAGGACTATACTGGCAAAATTTTGCTCGCAAGGCTTGGCGTGAGCTCTAAAAATTTCAGCGTGCAAAGCGAGGATCATCTACTCACTAGACGCGATATGAAGCTGCCTTTTCGCGGTAAAAACGACACCAACAAGGGCGATTTTGGCCATGTGTTCGTGCTAGCAGGAGAGCACAAGGGTGCTGCGATGATGGCGGCAAATGCGGCAAACGCCATAGGTGCGGGACTCGTTAGCGTCGTTAGCCAGAGTGAAATCTCATCTCTTGAAGAAAATATAATGCAAACAAAAAGCCTAAGTGCAAAGATGAATGCAGGTGCGCTTGGTATGGGGCTTGGTAGGCAAAACTACGCGGATCTGCCCCTTAGTGAGCTAGCTGGTAAAGCGCTTGTCATAGACGCTGATATGTGTTATGAGCCGCGCGTGATCGAGCTTTTAAGATCAAACGAGAACATCGTCATCACGCCTCATCCGAAGGAATTTTGCTCGCTTTTGGCGTTGGCTGGTATCGCTCATATCGACATTAAAACCTTGCAAAGCGATCGCTTTAAATTTGCGCGCGAGTGGAGCTTGAAATTTAAAAACGTCTTGCTTTTAAAGGGCGCAAATACGATCATCGCGCAAAACGGCAGGCTTTATATCATGAGGCACGGCACGAGCGCTCTGGCAAAGGGCGGTAGCGGCGACGTGCTAAGCGGGCTTGTCGCAGGGCTTTTAGCGCAAGGATACTCGCCTCTTGATGCAGCCGTGACCGCGAGCCTCGCACATGCGCTTGGTGCGCGAAAATTTAAGAAAAACGACTACGCGCTAAGCCCTAAAAACATCATCGAGGGAGTAAAATGCCTACGAAAAAAATAG
- the def gene encoding peptide deformylase, with amino-acid sequence MVLEILSYPNKKLYEVSKEVELFDEELHKLLDDMYETMIAKDGIGLAAIQVGVAKRVFIVNLSNEEGVQDKADLIEIINPKFELKVGECVYQEGCLSVPGFYEDVKRAERVKIKFQDRFGQERQIETDGLLAVALQHENDHLDGHLFIEKIGYNKRKKFEKEYKNKKNKKEHRL; translated from the coding sequence TTGGTCTTAGAAATTTTATCCTACCCGAACAAAAAACTTTACGAGGTCTCAAAAGAGGTCGAGCTCTTTGACGAGGAGCTACATAAACTGCTTGATGATATGTATGAGACGATGATAGCAAAGGACGGCATCGGCCTGGCGGCGATACAGGTGGGCGTCGCGAAACGGGTATTCATCGTAAATTTAAGCAACGAAGAGGGCGTGCAGGATAAGGCCGATCTCATCGAGATCATCAATCCTAAATTCGAGCTAAAAGTCGGCGAATGCGTATATCAGGAGGGCTGCCTCAGCGTACCGGGCTTTTACGAAGATGTCAAGCGTGCCGAGCGCGTCAAGATAAAATTTCAAGATCGCTTCGGGCAGGAGCGCCAGATCGAGACGGACGGGCTTCTAGCCGTTGCCTTGCAGCACGAAAATGACCACCTCGACGGACATCTTTTCATCGAAAAGATCGGCTACAACAAACGTAAAAAATTCGAAAAAGAATACAAAAACAAAAAGAACAAAAAAGAACATAGATTATGA
- a CDS encoding YifB family Mg chelatase-like AAA ATPase, with translation MKSLKCAAYSDGLKIVDVESVFSRGLPGFSIVGLAGASIKESAERVKAALQALNFSFPAQKITINLSPSDLPKSGSHFDLAIALLIALQKSSDLEKIFVFGELGLDGSVKNTASLFSILLFLSTQIKNAKVLVPKDVAVKASMIPNLEIFGVSSLEEAIKFFQDEAFKESCKFKNVHPLFENVIEINGEKYVPNVNFELDFSDVMGQTRAKRACVIAAAGMHNLIFEGSPGCGKSMCAKRLVFIMPPQNLTEILSAAAYRSLNLQDSEFSCVRAFRSPHHTSTKSSIFGGGSNVAKIGEIALANGGVLFFDEFPHFSKQIVESLREPLEDNKIHIARVNSKVTYETKFIFVAAQNPCPCGNLLSADLNCRCSENEIKQYKSRISEPIMDRIDLHVQMEENRSAERDKITSKQMSEQVLRAFKFQKMRAQSEPNGKLSDSDVAKFCLLQDGAKDALDTAAQRYALSQRGVKKVLKVARSIADIDESEKIARSHILEALSFRVRS, from the coding sequence ATGAAGTCCCTAAAATGCGCGGCTTATAGCGATGGTCTCAAGATCGTCGACGTCGAGTCCGTCTTTTCGCGCGGGCTTCCCGGTTTTAGTATCGTAGGCCTCGCCGGAGCTAGCATAAAAGAGAGCGCCGAGCGCGTCAAAGCGGCGTTGCAGGCTCTAAATTTCAGCTTTCCGGCTCAAAAGATCACTATAAACCTATCTCCCTCCGACCTTCCAAAGAGCGGCTCTCATTTTGACCTTGCGATCGCCCTTTTGATCGCGCTTCAAAAATCAAGCGACCTTGAGAAAATTTTCGTTTTTGGCGAGCTCGGGCTTGACGGAAGCGTCAAAAATACGGCGAGCCTTTTTTCTATCTTGCTTTTTTTGAGCACGCAGATCAAAAACGCCAAAGTGCTCGTGCCAAAGGACGTGGCCGTAAAGGCCTCGATGATACCAAACCTTGAAATTTTCGGCGTTTCTAGCCTGGAAGAGGCGATAAAATTTTTCCAAGACGAGGCATTTAAAGAGAGCTGTAAATTTAAAAACGTTCATCCTCTTTTTGAAAATGTCATCGAGATAAATGGCGAGAAATATGTCCCAAACGTAAATTTCGAGCTTGATTTTAGCGATGTCATGGGGCAGACGCGAGCCAAAAGAGCCTGCGTGATAGCGGCTGCTGGCATGCATAATCTCATTTTCGAGGGCAGCCCGGGATGTGGCAAAAGCATGTGCGCTAAACGGCTGGTTTTCATCATGCCGCCTCAAAATTTGACCGAAATTTTAAGTGCCGCCGCATATCGTTCGCTAAATTTACAAGATAGCGAATTTTCATGTGTTCGCGCCTTTCGCAGCCCGCACCATACATCGACGAAGAGCTCGATATTTGGGGGTGGCTCAAACGTAGCAAAGATCGGCGAGATCGCGCTCGCAAACGGCGGCGTGCTATTTTTTGACGAATTTCCGCACTTTTCAAAGCAGATCGTAGAAAGCCTGCGCGAGCCGCTTGAGGACAACAAAATCCACATCGCAAGGGTAAATTCCAAAGTCACTTACGAGACGAAATTTATCTTTGTGGCCGCGCAAAATCCATGCCCGTGCGGGAATTTACTAAGTGCGGATCTAAACTGCCGCTGCAGCGAAAACGAGATAAAGCAGTATAAATCGCGAATTTCAGAGCCGATAATGGACCGCATAGACTTGCACGTGCAAATGGAGGAAAATAGAAGCGCCGAGCGCGACAAGATCACCTCAAAGCAGATGAGCGAGCAGGTCTTGCGTGCGTTTAAATTTCAAAAAATGCGCGCTCAAAGCGAGCCAAACGGCAAGCTAAGCGATAGCGATGTCGCGAAATTTTGCCTGCTGCAAGATGGCGCCAAGGACGCGCTTGATACGGCGGCTCAAAGATATGCGCTCTCGCAGCGCGGCGTAAAAAAGGTGCTGAAAGTCGCGCGCAGTATCGCTGATATCGATGAGAGTGAGAAGATAGCAAGGTCGCATATCCTAGAGGCCTTGAGCTTTCGAGTAAGGAGCTAG
- the tig gene encoding trigger factor, whose amino-acid sequence MKINAKPIDSVNVEVSAKIKSDEIKASVEKLAKKAAKTMKVDGFRQGHVPVAIVLKRYEKELTSDAEQDILRDVLNEAIKKSGKKSDELIGEPLISKFDRKDDGIDVELTASFKPSVSVEGYEALIPEFSTPRVLKKDIDEKKNELLKMFAPLEKVEGKRALKAGDFAKFDFEGFVDGEAFEGGKAENYLLEIGSGQFIPGFEDGMIGLKTGESKDIEVTFPAEYGAAHLAGKPAVFKVKINEIQERKIPETLDENTLKAIMPNEEKPSEELLEERIKDQIRQDKIFKLISDELKPKFAEAVVEKFKFDTPKNIVEQEIDMQFRNAWNGFSEDEKKKFRDDKDAVAKKRDEYREDAEKSVRLTFIIDELARVRGVKVNDQEVVQAVYFEAYRSGRDPKAHLEMYRNQGMLPAIKMSMIEEKLFNEMFSKEDKKSNKKEKAE is encoded by the coding sequence ATGAAAATCAATGCAAAACCAATCGATAGCGTAAATGTCGAAGTAAGCGCTAAAATAAAAAGCGACGAGATAAAAGCGAGCGTAGAAAAGCTGGCTAAAAAGGCGGCTAAAACGATGAAAGTAGACGGGTTCAGACAAGGCCACGTCCCAGTCGCCATCGTGCTAAAACGTTATGAAAAAGAGCTTACTAGCGACGCCGAACAAGATATTTTAAGAGACGTTTTAAACGAAGCTATCAAAAAATCAGGTAAAAAAAGCGACGAGCTCATCGGTGAGCCGTTAATATCGAAATTTGACAGGAAAGATGACGGCATAGATGTCGAGCTGACAGCATCTTTCAAGCCTAGCGTAAGTGTCGAAGGCTACGAGGCTTTGATACCGGAATTTTCAACTCCCAGAGTGCTTAAAAAGGATATCGACGAGAAGAAAAACGAGCTTTTGAAGATGTTCGCGCCGCTTGAAAAAGTAGAGGGCAAGAGAGCTCTTAAGGCGGGAGATTTTGCTAAATTTGACTTTGAGGGCTTTGTAGACGGTGAAGCGTTTGAGGGCGGAAAGGCCGAAAACTATCTGCTTGAGATAGGCTCAGGTCAGTTCATACCCGGCTTTGAGGACGGCATGATAGGGCTAAAAACCGGCGAGAGCAAAGATATAGAGGTGACTTTCCCGGCTGAGTACGGCGCGGCTCATCTAGCCGGCAAGCCAGCGGTCTTTAAGGTAAAGATCAACGAAATTCAAGAAAGAAAGATCCCCGAGACGCTAGATGAAAATACCCTAAAAGCCATCATGCCAAACGAGGAAAAGCCAAGCGAAGAGCTACTTGAAGAGCGTATAAAAGATCAGATCCGTCAAGATAAAATTTTCAAGCTCATATCAGACGAGCTAAAGCCTAAATTTGCCGAGGCAGTCGTCGAGAAATTTAAATTTGACACTCCAAAAAATATCGTCGAGCAAGAGATAGACATGCAGTTTAGAAACGCATGGAACGGCTTTAGCGAGGACGAGAAGAAGAAATTTAGAGACGATAAAGACGCCGTGGCTAAAAAACGCGACGAATACAGAGAGGACGCCGAGAAAAGCGTTCGTCTTACTTTCATCATTGACGAGCTAGCACGCGTTAGAGGCGTGAAAGTGAACGATCAAGAGGTCGTTCAGGCTGTGTATTTTGAGGCTTACAGAAGCGGTCGCGATCCGAAAGCTCATCTTGAAATGTATCGCAACCAAGGCATGCTCCCTGCGATCAAAATGTCGATGATCGAGGAGAAACTCTTTAACGAAATGTTTAGTAAAGAGGACAAAAAATCAAACAAAAAAGAGAAGGCGGAGTAA